The Chlorocebus sabaeus isolate Y175 chromosome 16, mChlSab1.0.hap1, whole genome shotgun sequence genome window below encodes:
- the GAA gene encoding lysosomal alpha-glucosidase gives MGVRHPLCSHRLLAICALVSLATAALLGHILLHDFLLVPRELSGSSSVLEETRPAHQQGASRPGPQNAQAHPGCPRAVPTQCDVPPNSRFDCAPDKAITQEQCEARGCCYIPAKQELRRTQMGQPWCFFPPSYPSYKLENLSTSEMGYTATLTRTTPTFFPKDILTLRLDVMMETENRLHFTIKDPANRRYEVPLETPRVPSRAVSPLYSVEFSKEPFGVIVRRQLDGRVLLNTTVAPLFFADQFLQLSTSLPSQYITGLAEHLSPLMLSTSWTRITLWNRDLAPTPGANLYGSHPFYLALEDGGSAHGVFLLNSNAMDVVLQPSPALSWRSTGGILDVYIFLGPEPKSVVQQYLDVVGYPFMPPYWGLGFHLCRWGYSSTAITRQVVENMTRAHFPLDVQWNDLDYMDSRRDFTFNKDGFRDFPAMVQELHQGGRRYVMIVDPAISSSGPAGSYRPYDEGLRRGVFITNETGQPLIGKVWPGSTAFPDFTNPAALAWWEDMVAEFHDQVAFDGMWIDMNEPSNFIRGSEDGCPHNELEEPPYVPGVVGGTLQAATICASSHQFLSTHYNLHNLYGLTEAIASYRALVKARGTRPFVISRSTFAGHGRYAGHWTGDVWSSWEQLAASVPEILQFNLLGVPLVGADVCGFLGNTSEELCVRWTQLGAFYPFMRNHNGLLNLPQEPYSFSEPAQQAMRKALTLRYALLPHLYTLFHQAHVAGETVARPLFLEFPKDSSTWTVDHQLLWGEALLITPVLQAGKAEVTGYFPSGTWYDLETVPIEALGSLPPPPAAPREPAIHSEGQWVTLPAPLDTINVHLRAGYIIPLQGPGLTTTESRQQPMALAVALTKGGEARGELFWDDGESLEVLERGAYTQVIFLARSNTIMNELVHVTSEGAGLQLQKVTVLGVATAPQQVLSNGAPVSNFTYSPDTKVLDIPVSLLVGEQFLISWS, from the exons ATGGGAGTGAGGCACCCGCTCTGCTCCCACCGGCTGCTGGCCATCTGTGCCCTTGTGTCCTTGGCCACTGCTGCGCTCCTGGGACACATCCTGCTCCATGATTTCCTGCTGGTTCCCCGAGAACTGAGTGGATCCTCCTCAGTCCTGGAGGAGACTCGCCCAGCTCACCAGCAGGGAGCCAGCAGGCCAGGGCCCCAGAATGCCCAGGCACACCCCGGCTGTCCCAGAGCAGTGCCCACACAGTGCGACGTCCCCCCCAACAGCCGCTTCGACTGTGCCCCTGACAAGGCCATCACCCAGGAACAGTGCGAGGCCCGCGGCTGCTGCTACATCCCTGCAAAGCAGGAACTTCGGAGAACCCAGATGGGACAGCCCTGGTGCTTCTTCCCACCCAGCTACCCCAGCTACAAGCTGGAGAACCTGAGCACCTCTGAAATGGGCTACACGGCCACCCTGACCCGTACCACCCCCACCTTCTTCCCCAAGGACATCCTGACCTTGCGGCTGGATGTGATGATGGAGACTGAGAACCGCCTCCACTTCACA ATCAAAGATCCCGCTAACAGGCGCTACGAGGTGCCCTTGGAGACCCCGCGTGTCCCCAGCCGGGCAGTGTCCCCACTCTACAGCGTGGAGTTCTCCAAGGAGCCCTTCGGGGTGATCGTGCGCCGGCAGCTGGACGGCCGCGTGCT GCTGAACACGACGGTGGCGCCCCTGTTCTTTGCGGACCAGTTCCTTCAGTTGTCCACCTCGCTGCCCTCGCAGTACATCACAGGACTCGCCGAGCACCTCAGTCCCCTGATGCTCAGCACCAGCTGGACCAGGATCACCCTGTGGAACCGGGACCTCGCGCCCACG CCCGGTGCGAACCTCTACGGGTCTCACCCTTTCTACCTGGCGCTGGAGGATGGCGGGTCGGCACATGGGGTGTTCCTGCTGAATAGCAATGCCATGG ATGTGGTCCTGCAGCCGAGCCCTGCCCTTAGCTGGAGGTCGACAGGTGGGATCCTGGATGTGTACATCTTCCTGGGCCCGGAGCCCAAGAGCGTGGTGCAGCAGTACCTGGATGTTGTGG GATACCCGTTCATGCCGCCATACTGGGGCCTGGGCTTCCACCTGTGCCGCTGGGGCTACTCCTCCACTGCCATCACCCGCCAGGTGGTGGAGAACATGACCAGGGCCCACTTCCCCCTG GACGTCCAGTGGAACGACTTGGACTACATGGACTCCCGGAGGGACTTCACGTTCAACAAGGATGGCTTCCGGGACTTCCCAGCCATGGTGCAGGAGCTGCACCAGGGCGGCCGTCGCTACGTGATGATTGTG GATCCTGCCATCAGCAGCTCAGGCCCTGCCGGGAGCTACAGACCCTACGACGAGGGTCTGCGGAGGGGAGTTTTCATCACCAATGAGACTGGCCAGCCACTGATTGGAAAG GTGTGGCCTGGGTCCACTGCCTTCCCCGACTTCACCAACCCCGCAGCCCTGGCCTGGTGGGAGGACATGGTGGCTGAGTTCCATGACCAGGTGGCCTTCGACGGCATGTGGATT GACATGAACGAGCCTTCCAACTTCATCAGGGGCTCTGAGGACGGCTGCCCCCACAATGAGCTGGAGGAGCCACCCTACGTGCCTG GGGTGGTTGGGGGGACCCTCCAGGCGGCCACCATCTGTGCCTCCAGCCACCAGTTCCTCTCTACACACTACAACCTGCACAACCTCTACGGCCTGACTGAAGCCATCGCCTCCTACAG GGCACTGGTGAAGGCTCGGGGGACACGCCCGTTTGTGATCTCCCGCTCGACCTTTGCTGGCCACGGCCGATATGCCGGCCACTGGACGGGGGACGTGTGGAGCTCCTGGGAACAGCTCGCCGCCTCCGTGCCAG AAATCCTGCAGTTTAACCTGCTGGGGGTGCCTCTGGTCGGGGCCGACGTCTGCGGCTTCCTGGGCAACACCTCAGAGGAGCTGTGTGTGCGCTGGACCCAGCTGGGGGCCTTCTACCCCTTTATGCGGAACCACAATGGCCTGCTCAATCTG CCCCAGGAGCCATACAGTTTCAGCGAGCCGGCCCAGCAGGCCATGAGGAAGGCCCTCACCCTGCGCTACGCACTCCTCCCCCACCTCTACACGCTGTTCCACCAGGCCCACGTCGCTGGGGAGACCGTGGCCCGGCCCCTCTTCCTGGA GTTCCCCAAGGACTCTAGCACCTGGACTGTGGACCACCAGCTCCTGTGGGGGGAGGCCCTGCTCATCACCCCAGTGCTGCAGGCCGGGAAGGCCGAAGTGACCGGCTACTTCCCCTCAGGCACATGGTACGACCTGGAGACG GTGCCAATAGAGGCCCTTGGCAGCCTCCCGCCCCCACCTGCAGCTCCCCGTGAGCCAGCCATCCACAGCGAGGGGCAGTGGGTGACGCTGCCAGCCCCCCTGGACACCATCAACGTCCACCTCCGGGCTGGGTACATCATCCCCCTGCAG GGCCCTGGCCTCACAACCACAGAGTCCCGCCAGCAGCCCATGGCCCTGGCTGTGGCCCTGACCAAGGGTGGGGAGGCCCGAGGGGAGCTGTTCTGGGATGATGGAGAGAGCCTGGAAGTGCTGGAGCGAGGGGCCTACACACAGGTCATATTCCTGGCCAGGAGT AACACGATCATGAATGAGCTGGTACATGTGACCAGCGAGGGGGCTGGCCTGCAGCTGCAGAAGGTGACCGTCCTGGGCGTGGCCACAGCGCCCCAGCAGGTCCTCTCTAACGGCGCCCCTGTCTCCAACTTCACCTACAGCCCCGACACCAAG GTCCTGGACATCCCTGTCTCGCTGTTGGTGGGAGAGCAGTTTCTCATCAGCTGGTCTTAG